One part of the Oceanihabitans sp. IOP_32 genome encodes these proteins:
- a CDS encoding O-methyltransferase, whose protein sequence is MSYPSTQYIKFLLKSTNQHGVHSPFVYSLVTQCFYNNTNYPAYKNIANYKKTLFPNRNLVLKNKQYPIAQTLKNAHLSYKRTKLLYRIANYFKFKSVLEVGTSSGIATQAIYLGNPKAHITTLETCATASQFIRAHFKKNNLDHIDVITGNLDALATKLASQQFDFIFFNNNPYKNNILNDFKTLFQTAHNDSVFIITNIYANKEMREAWEIIKQHPKVKVTIDTFFWGFVFFRKEQAKEHFTIRV, encoded by the coding sequence ATGAGCTACCCAAGTACCCAATATATCAAGTTTTTATTAAAAAGCACCAATCAACATGGTGTGCACTCCCCTTTTGTGTACAGCTTGGTGACTCAGTGTTTTTACAACAACACCAATTATCCCGCCTATAAAAATATAGCAAACTACAAGAAAACACTTTTTCCCAATCGTAATCTTGTGTTAAAAAACAAACAATACCCTATCGCTCAAACATTAAAGAATGCACATCTAAGCTACAAAAGAACCAAACTGTTATACCGAATTGCAAACTATTTTAAATTTAAATCGGTACTAGAAGTTGGTACATCAAGTGGTATTGCGACTCAAGCTATTTATTTAGGAAACCCAAAAGCACACATTACTACGCTAGAAACCTGTGCCACTGCATCTCAATTTATAAGAGCCCATTTTAAAAAAAACAATCTAGACCATATCGATGTAATCACGGGGAATCTAGATGCCCTCGCTACCAAATTAGCTTCACAGCAGTTCGATTTTATTTTCTTTAACAACAATCCTTATAAAAATAACATTTTAAACGACTTTAAAACCCTTTTCCAAACAGCACATAACGATTCTGTTTTTATTATTACTAATATATATGCTAATAAGGAAATGCGAGAAGCTTGGGAAATCATAAAACAACATCCAAAAGTTAAGGTAACTATCGATACTTTTTTCTGGGGATTTGTCTTTTTCAGAAAAGAGCAGGCTAAAGAGCATTTTACTATTCGGGTTTGA